CAGACCATGAGACCCCACATACTGGAGGCTCACATGCAACCACAGTCTTCATGTCAGCCAGCCTAAGGGCCCCAGAATTTGAAGCTCATCCATTCTTTTGGGTAGAAGAGACAAATTTACTTACTTTCCAGGCCAGAAGCTCACTCATCAGACCCTTCATAGAAAGGTCAATTCTCACTTAAACTGCAGTCTCAAAGGAGAGCTTCAAAAGACACAGGTTAATTTCTGAAGAAGGGGAAAAGCTTCCTGAGAGCTGCTTTGACCTCCGCGTTTCTCAAAGTATAGATGAGGGGGTTGAGAGTAGGGCTCAACATGGTGTATAATACGCCAGCCAACTTGCTCTTCTCCGTGCTGTAGCTGGAGACGGGGCTTATGTAGGCGTAGAACACGGCAGTATAGTACATGCCCACCACAATAAGGTGGGAAGAGCAGATGGAAAAGGCTTTCTTCTTCCCCTCCGCAGTCCGCATCTTTAGGATGCTGGAGATGATGAAGCCGTATGACACGATGGTCATCAGGAAGTTCAATATACCGTAAAAGGCATCAGCCAGGACAAGCATGATGCTGTTCACATAGGTGGAGCTACAGGAGAGAAGTAACAGAGGAGGGACCTCACAGAAGAAATGGGTGATAACATCGGGGCCACAGAAGTCCAAGCGCAGCATCAGCCCAGCGCGGACGGCCGTGTTGAAGGCACACAGTGCCCACACACCTGCGGCCAGCGTGCCACAGAATGCCTTGCTCATCGCGGTGCTATAGTGCAGCGGGTGGCAGATGGCTGCATACCGGTCATAGGCCATGACCGTGAGGAGGAGCAGCTCGGAAGATGCAGCCCAGGTGAGGAAGTAAAGCTGGGCCATGCAGCCCCCATAGGAGATGGAGTTCTCCTCTAATACTAGACCCTCCAGGGCCTTGGGCATGACGGAAGATGCACAGATAATATCCATAGTTGCCAAGTTgaagaggaaaaagtacatgggggTATGGAGCCCGGAGTTGAGGGCGATAGCCAAAATGATAAGAGTATTTCCTGTGAGTGCCACAGAGCAGAGGGAGAGGAAGCAGCTGAATAAGAGCGCGTGGTGTTCTGGGTGCTCTGAGAAACCCTGCAGGACAAACTTTGTTACCAGAGTCTGGTTACTCATGGTCCCCAGGCTGAAAGGGGTTTCTGGGACTATGAGGTGAATCTCCAACCACAGCTTCATGCGATTTCAGGGCTAGAGACAGAAGCAAGAGGTGTCCTAAGGAAAGCTGCTGCCCCGTTTCATTCACACCCAACATGATGCACAAGCCACATTAAACAGATGTATTAAGACTCAGTcaagataaacacaaaaatataGCAATAGGAAAAGGGTAAGACATTCAATTCATAAAAATCAGGTTAAAATGTCCAACTGAACTCATGAAGCATCACTCAACCTCAAAGAAATGCATGTTAAATAAATAATCCACTCTTTAGCAGCCATGATTTGGCAAACATAGAAACGCATGGTATTAACTAACATTAGCACAGGTGCCAAGATATAGGCCTCTTACAATTCATATTTCATTTGAGCCACAACGTTCACTTCTGGaaatttatcctaaagaaataaGAGGATCTTCAAGTtgtcattgcagcattatttataatagcgaAAATTCTAAAGTAACCTATATCCTTAaagggaaaaggcaatggcaccctgctccagtactcttgcctggagaatcccagggacagaggagcctggtaggaggctgtctatgtggtcgcacagagtcagacacgactgaagcgatttagcagcagcagcagcagcagcatactcttaAAGATGAGTCTGTATGATACATTGATATAATATATTGCAGTGTACTTATCAGAATGAAGCTTTAGAATGCTTATGGAATGCTGATGcttgtgaaaataaatgaaaaaggttCAAAGTAAGTGTGCACCACTTTTGATCACTTTGAGTTTTGAAAAAGCATGTCTGCATATGTGCCTGTAGGAAAAAGCTACTGGTGAGTGATGGACTAGAATCTGAACATTGAGGGTGGGTTGCAGCTGATTTCCTGTCCTTGTTTTTGCTGCTCTCTCTTTTCTGATTTTCCCATTTACTAACCTTTCTTAAAGGCATATGTATCATGGAATTCTCTTTCTGACAATTCTTCCGTAGCTCCCCATCACTGACGGATGGAAGGCTCCCACCTGCTGCTCCTGGATCCACCTCCTCTTCAGCCAGTGTCTTCCCAGTGGCCTCACCCCTCAAAGCCAAAGCTCCAACCACACCCACAACTCCTAGTCTTGTCAAGGCATGAACCATATCAGGCTTTTGTGGCTTCATTCTTGCAACCCACTCAGCCAGGAATGCCCTCCTTCTCATGAACCAGTTTTTTTACCAGCACCCCACACTTTTCAAATATCCCTTCCCTAGAAACAAAGGACCATTTTCTCCTTTGCAGCCCTTCAGGATCCTGAACTCACTTCTACTGTAGAACCCATTACAAG
This portion of the Capra hircus breed San Clemente chromosome 28, ASM170441v1, whole genome shotgun sequence genome encodes:
- the LOC102185631 gene encoding olfactory receptor 13A1 translates to MKLWLEIHLIVPETPFSLGTMSNQTLVTKFVLQGFSEHPEHHALLFSCFLSLCSVALTGNTLIILAIALNSGLHTPMYFFLFNLATMDIICASSVMPKALEGLVLEENSISYGGCMAQLYFLTWAASSELLLLTVMAYDRYAAICHPLHYSTAMSKAFCGTLAAGVWALCAFNTAVRAGLMLRLDFCGPDVITHFFCEVPPLLLLSCSSTYVNSIMLVLADAFYGILNFLMTIVSYGFIISSILKMRTAEGKKKAFSICSSHLIVVGMYYTAVFYAYISPVSSYSTEKSKLAGVLYTMLSPTLNPLIYTLRNAEVKAALRKLFPFFRN